In the Thermodesulfobacteriota bacterium genome, one interval contains:
- a CDS encoding tetratricopeptide repeat protein has product MSSKRTVSFDQMVLVGVGCLVAGWIVGFVMGWGLKDTTGPLPPSAAGPAPVVAPPGTAMGTLTAEIRELRNIVAQNPGNAAAWTRLGNLYFDTDQYMESIDAYTRALELEPANPDVITDRAIMLRSIGDFEQAAAEFRRAAELAPSHLNSLLNLGVVLRYDLNDVPGAILAWRSYLARNPPAEMAEKIRREIETLQGQ; this is encoded by the coding sequence ATGTCGTCCAAGCGGACTGTAAGCTTCGATCAGATGGTGCTGGTGGGCGTGGGGTGCCTGGTAGCCGGGTGGATCGTCGGCTTCGTCATGGGCTGGGGGCTCAAGGACACCACCGGCCCCCTGCCCCCGTCCGCTGCCGGGCCGGCGCCGGTGGTGGCGCCCCCCGGAACCGCGATGGGTACGCTCACCGCGGAAATTCGCGAGCTTCGCAACATCGTGGCGCAAAACCCCGGGAACGCCGCCGCCTGGACGCGCCTCGGAAACCTGTACTTCGACACCGACCAGTACATGGAGTCGATCGACGCCTACACCCGGGCTCTCGAGCTGGAGCCCGCCAACCCCGACGTGATCACCGACCGGGCCATCATGTTGCGCAGCATCGGAGACTTCGAGCAGGCAGCCGCCGAGTTCCGGCGGGCCGCGGAGCTCGCCCCCAGTCACCTCAACAGCCTCCTGAACCTCGGGGTGGTGCTGCGCTACGACCTGAACGACGTACCCGGGGCCATCCTGGCCTGGAGGAGCTACCTCGCCCGCAACCCGCCCGCCGAGATGGCCGAGAAGATCCGCCGCGAGATCGAGACCCTGCAAGGACAGTAG
- a CDS encoding biotin transporter BioY, with translation MARTPARDLALAGLFAALTAVGAKLMLPLGPVPFTLQPLVVYLCGVLLRPRLALMAQLVYLGVGLLGLPVFAYGGGPGYVLNPTFGFLVGFALGAWAISLVVHGHGGKACGWGRLLAGLTLGMAVVYTCGVAGLYLNLAVFQGKAQAFRTVILGFGWFVIFDLVKVALAALLARPLRAAVAGRET, from the coding sequence GTGGCGCGCACCCCCGCTCGCGACCTCGCCCTTGCGGGCCTGTTTGCGGCGCTGACCGCCGTCGGCGCGAAACTCATGCTCCCCCTGGGCCCCGTGCCCTTCACCCTCCAACCCCTCGTGGTCTACCTGTGCGGAGTGCTCCTGCGGCCCCGGCTGGCGCTCATGGCCCAGCTCGTGTACTTGGGGGTGGGCCTCCTGGGGCTTCCGGTGTTTGCCTACGGGGGCGGACCGGGATACGTGCTCAACCCCACCTTTGGGTTCCTGGTGGGGTTTGCGCTGGGGGCCTGGGCGATCTCGCTCGTGGTCCATGGCCATGGGGGGAAGGCGTGCGGGTGGGGTAGACTCCTGGCGGGGCTGACCCTGGGGATGGCGGTCGTCTACACCTGCGGCGTCGCGGGTCTCTATCTCAACCTGGCGGTCTTCCAGGGCAAGGCCCAGGCGTTTCGGACGGTGATCCTCGGCTTCGGGTGGTTCGTGATCTTCGATCTCGTGAAGGTCGCCCTCGC
- a CDS encoding HD-GYP domain-containing protein: MIKKVRVEDLEVGMFVDDFNVPWLDHPFLTNKKKLKSAGEIDLLKQHGVQEVYIDTRRGVDSSRAVPRDEADAEVGEEMLRSAPAGPEEPDAPEPATPGDATPFEQELRKAKEVYVEAKVMVQDLLQEARLGKSVDGERAAVTVDKMVDSIFRNRDALASLSRLKSFDDYTFQHSLNVSVLALTLGRHLGIVKGELRRLGIGAVLHDVGKMRVPEEILNKPGRLTDEEFAVMKGHPLHGAKILMGTPDVPDECSAVALNHHERFNGRGYPRGIEGLHIGKFGLISAIVDVYDAITSDRVYHKGMPSHQAVQKIYEWGKTDFYPIYVQKFIQCLGIYPIGSIVQLDTGEVGVVCRQNHQALLRPRVRLVRGPASQPLSRLVDVDLTEADPRQERPFRRTVVATLEVAEAGVDVESVLLPEERTAA, from the coding sequence GTGATCAAGAAGGTCCGCGTCGAGGATCTGGAGGTCGGGATGTTCGTGGACGACTTCAACGTCCCCTGGCTCGACCATCCGTTTCTCACCAACAAGAAGAAGCTCAAGAGCGCCGGCGAGATCGACCTCCTGAAGCAGCACGGGGTCCAGGAGGTCTACATCGACACGCGCCGGGGTGTGGACAGCTCCCGGGCGGTGCCCCGGGACGAAGCCGATGCCGAGGTGGGGGAGGAGATGCTGCGGTCTGCGCCTGCGGGACCCGAGGAGCCCGACGCGCCCGAACCGGCGACGCCGGGGGATGCCACCCCCTTCGAGCAGGAACTGCGCAAGGCGAAGGAAGTGTACGTCGAGGCCAAGGTGATGGTGCAGGACCTCCTCCAGGAGGCGCGGCTGGGCAAGAGCGTGGACGGGGAGCGGGCGGCCGTGACCGTGGACAAGATGGTGGACTCCATCTTCCGCAATCGGGATGCCCTGGCGAGTCTCTCGCGCCTGAAGAGCTTCGACGACTACACCTTCCAGCACTCGCTCAACGTGAGCGTGCTCGCCCTGACCCTGGGGCGGCACCTGGGGATCGTGAAGGGGGAGCTGCGGCGGCTCGGCATCGGGGCGGTGCTCCACGACGTGGGGAAGATGCGGGTGCCCGAGGAGATCTTGAACAAGCCCGGCCGTCTCACCGACGAGGAATTCGCCGTGATGAAGGGCCACCCGCTCCACGGCGCCAAGATCCTCATGGGCACCCCGGACGTGCCCGACGAGTGCTCGGCGGTTGCCCTCAACCACCACGAGCGGTTCAACGGCCGAGGCTACCCCCGGGGGATCGAGGGGCTCCACATCGGCAAATTCGGGCTCATCTCGGCCATCGTGGACGTGTACGACGCCATCACCTCGGACCGCGTCTACCACAAGGGGATGCCCAGCCACCAGGCGGTGCAGAAGATCTACGAGTGGGGAAAGACCGATTTCTACCCGATCTACGTGCAGAAGTTCATCCAGTGCCTGGGCATCTATCCCATCGGCTCCATCGTGCAGCTGGACACCGGAGAGGTGGGTGTGGTGTGCCGGCAGAACCACCAGGCGCTCCTCAGGCCCCGGGTGCGGCTGGTGCGGGGGCCCGCCAGCCAGCCCCTGAGTCGCCTCGTCGACGTGGATCTCACCGAAGCCGATCCGCGGCAGGAAAGACCGTTCCGGCGCACGGTGGTCGCCACCCTGGAGGTGGCGGAGGCTGGGGTGGACGTGGAGTCGGTGCTCCTGCCCGAAGAGCGGACTGCGGCATAG